A region of Paractinoplanes abujensis DNA encodes the following proteins:
- a CDS encoding carbohydrate ABC transporter permease, with protein MTALLSPPRPEVATKRPPRKKIPVHWFYLAPALILLITFTYVPVGNMVWYSFHKWDGLSPAMDPVGWDNYVRVFTDERYWRVFLISLYYFVASFAQIAIALYFAVILSFSTRFRNLFKGILFFPYLLNGVAVGFVFLYLFQPGGTLDSVLRLAGLGEHARLWLGDPDVANIALAGTSVWRFTGLSFVLFLGAIQSIPGEIYEAADLDGANRWHQFRYIIAPGIRRIISLSFILAISGSLAVFEIPFIMTGGANGTRTFVIQAYETAFQFRQIGLASSMAVVLLLLVLLITWIQRRLVPDDEVSLS; from the coding sequence ATGACGGCGCTGCTCTCGCCACCGCGGCCCGAGGTCGCGACGAAACGACCCCCCAGGAAGAAGATTCCCGTCCACTGGTTCTACCTGGCGCCCGCGCTCATCCTGCTCATCACGTTCACCTACGTGCCGGTGGGCAACATGGTCTGGTACAGCTTCCACAAGTGGGACGGGCTGAGCCCGGCCATGGACCCGGTGGGCTGGGACAACTACGTGCGGGTGTTCACCGACGAGCGGTACTGGCGCGTGTTCCTGATCAGCTTGTACTACTTCGTCGCGTCGTTCGCGCAGATCGCCATCGCCCTGTACTTCGCGGTGATCCTGTCCTTCAGCACCCGGTTCCGCAATCTGTTCAAGGGCATTCTGTTCTTCCCGTATCTGCTCAACGGGGTCGCCGTCGGATTCGTCTTCCTGTACCTGTTCCAGCCCGGCGGCACCCTCGACAGCGTGCTGCGGCTGGCCGGGCTCGGGGAGCACGCGCGTTTGTGGCTGGGCGACCCGGACGTCGCGAACATCGCGCTCGCCGGCACGTCCGTGTGGCGGTTCACCGGGCTCAGTTTCGTGCTGTTCCTGGGCGCCATCCAGTCCATTCCGGGCGAGATCTACGAGGCGGCCGACCTGGACGGCGCGAACCGCTGGCACCAGTTCCGCTACATCATCGCGCCGGGCATCCGCCGCATCATCAGCCTGAGCTTCATCCTGGCCATCTCGGGCAGCCTGGCCGTTTTCGAGATCCCGTTCATCATGACCGGCGGCGCGAACGGCACCCGCACGTTCGTCATCCAGGCCTACGAGACGGCGTTCCAGTTCCGGCAGATCGGGCTGGCGTCGTCGATGGCCGTCGTCCTGCTCCTGCTGGTTCTGCTCATCACCTGGATCCAGCGCCGGCTCGTTCCCGACGACGAAGTGAGCCTGTCATGA
- a CDS encoding carbohydrate ABC transporter permease → MTRFLKYVSLVGASVIVLGPLVVVLFAAFKTHAEYGTTGPLTPPRDWFNVDNFATAWSKGHMLRGFWNTTVILAISLTGTVFVGTLAAYAISRFTFALKRLVLGLFLVAALVPGVTTQVATYQIVKSMGLVNTSGAAIVLFLGTDIVSVYIFLQFMSSIPRSLDEAAVIDGANRFTVYRKVILPLMRPAIATVVIIKGIAIYNEFYIPFLYMRSPELNVISTALFRFKGPYGAQWETIAACTMIVILPTVVIFLLLQRFIYNGVTAGATK, encoded by the coding sequence ATGACCCGATTCCTCAAGTACGTCTCCCTGGTCGGCGCCTCGGTGATCGTGCTCGGGCCGCTTGTCGTCGTCCTGTTCGCGGCGTTCAAAACGCACGCCGAATACGGCACGACGGGCCCACTGACACCGCCGCGGGACTGGTTCAATGTCGACAACTTCGCCACCGCCTGGTCGAAGGGGCACATGCTCCGGGGATTCTGGAACACCACCGTCATCCTCGCGATCTCCCTGACCGGCACCGTTTTCGTGGGGACCCTGGCCGCGTACGCGATCAGCCGGTTCACCTTCGCCCTCAAGCGGCTGGTCCTGGGGTTGTTCCTGGTGGCCGCGCTCGTGCCCGGGGTGACCACCCAGGTGGCCACCTACCAGATCGTGAAGTCGATGGGCCTGGTCAACACCTCGGGGGCCGCGATCGTGCTGTTCCTGGGCACCGACATCGTCTCCGTCTACATCTTCCTCCAATTCATGTCGTCGATTCCGAGAAGCCTGGACGAGGCGGCGGTCATCGACGGTGCGAACCGGTTCACCGTCTATCGCAAAGTCATTCTGCCGCTGATGCGGCCGGCGATCGCGACGGTGGTGATCATCAAGGGAATCGCCATCTACAACGAGTTCTACATACCGTTTCTGTACATGCGCTCCCCGGAGCTCAATGTCATCTCGACCGCGCTGTTCCGCTTCAAGGGCCCGTACGGCGCGCAATGGGAGACCATCGCCGCCTGCACGATGATCGTCATCCTCCCGACGGTTGTCATCTTCCTGTTGCTGCAGCGCTTCATCTACAACGGCGTCACCGCGGGGGCCACGAAATGA
- a CDS encoding glycoside hydrolase family 2 protein, which translates to MRTTDLSGPWTLSGPPGSLPATVPGCVHTDLLTAGTIVDPFLGENEKAVDWVGRANWVYARDVAWDGPRPERIDLVFDGLDTVADIELDGVVLGSARNMHRSYRFDVTELVGASASPLRVRFTSAYAEAERLRAQLGERPNAYPEPFNFVRKMACSFGWDWGPTLVTAGIWRGVRLEGWSVARLSEVKPLLTYGSSRGRLDLTVGVERASSRTLRMRVLLDDRVLFDGPYAETLTFDVDDVQPWHPRGYGRPQLYDLTVVLLDGEAELDRWERRTGFRSVHIDQTGGQFVFHVNGEAVLVKGVNWIPDDIFPARMTRERYALRLGQAAAAGVNMVRVWGGGLYESRDFYEVCDELGLLVWQDFLFACACYPEEEPLHSEVVAEARENVVRLAPHPSLVAWNGNNENLWLHGADNWDSRPGGDLSWGETYYLKTLPDIVAEADPTRPYMAGSPWSGSWEHEPNDVDHGTFHSWDVWNREDYLHYRDSAPRFVAEFGWQAPPAWRTLREAVTDEPMRPDSPGVLHHQKAIDGNGKLARGLDAHFPAPSSTEAWHYLTQLNQVRAVRTGIAHWRSHWPHTAGTILWQLNDLWPVISWAAIDGAGRLKPLYFELASLYAPRTVTIQPRDGELVVALMNDDAQPWTDVAHIARPDRSGAAHDVLEVPFEVPPRSNLLLPVPAGPVAVESRGAFPDGRSVPGSPGGNPSVVLVAEAGGVRDLWFFSDFDLADPGLGVSVVAVEGGLDVTVRADGLARDVLLQADRMHARATVDRGFVTLLPGESTVFHVRGPAALDPALVEAPWVLTDLSTVLREQHARAAPAIDSADPHRSRGE; encoded by the coding sequence ATGCGTACGACGGATCTGTCCGGCCCGTGGACCCTGAGCGGCCCGCCCGGTTCGCTCCCGGCGACGGTGCCCGGTTGTGTGCACACCGACCTGCTGACCGCCGGCACCATTGTCGACCCGTTCCTGGGCGAGAACGAGAAGGCGGTGGACTGGGTCGGCCGCGCAAACTGGGTCTACGCGCGGGACGTCGCCTGGGACGGGCCGCGCCCGGAACGGATCGACCTCGTTTTCGACGGGCTCGACACGGTGGCCGACATCGAGCTCGACGGTGTGGTGCTCGGGTCGGCGCGCAACATGCACCGCAGCTACCGGTTCGACGTGACCGAACTGGTCGGCGCGTCGGCGAGCCCGCTGCGTGTTCGGTTCACGTCCGCGTACGCGGAGGCTGAGCGTTTGCGCGCACAGCTGGGCGAGCGGCCGAACGCCTACCCGGAACCGTTCAACTTCGTGCGCAAGATGGCGTGCAGTTTCGGCTGGGACTGGGGTCCCACGCTGGTCACCGCGGGCATCTGGCGCGGCGTGCGGCTCGAGGGCTGGAGTGTCGCCCGCCTGAGCGAGGTCAAACCCTTGCTGACGTACGGATCCAGCCGCGGCCGGCTCGACCTGACCGTGGGCGTCGAGCGCGCATCATCGCGCACTTTGCGCATGCGCGTTCTGCTCGACGACCGGGTGCTGTTCGACGGCCCGTACGCGGAAACGCTCACTTTCGACGTCGATGACGTGCAGCCGTGGCACCCGCGCGGCTACGGCCGGCCGCAGCTGTACGACCTGACCGTCGTGCTGCTCGACGGCGAGGCCGAACTGGACCGGTGGGAGCGGCGGACGGGCTTCCGCAGCGTCCACATCGATCAGACCGGTGGGCAGTTCGTGTTCCACGTCAACGGTGAAGCCGTACTCGTCAAGGGCGTCAACTGGATCCCCGACGACATCTTCCCGGCCCGGATGACCCGGGAGCGCTACGCCCTGCGGCTGGGCCAGGCGGCCGCGGCGGGCGTCAACATGGTGCGCGTCTGGGGCGGCGGCCTCTACGAGAGCCGCGACTTCTACGAGGTGTGCGACGAACTCGGGCTGCTGGTGTGGCAGGACTTCCTGTTCGCGTGTGCCTGCTATCCGGAGGAGGAGCCGCTGCACTCCGAGGTCGTGGCCGAGGCGCGCGAGAACGTGGTCCGCCTGGCGCCGCACCCCAGCCTGGTCGCGTGGAACGGCAACAACGAGAACCTGTGGCTGCACGGGGCCGACAACTGGGACTCCCGGCCCGGCGGCGACCTGAGCTGGGGCGAGACCTACTACCTGAAGACGCTGCCCGACATCGTGGCCGAGGCCGACCCGACACGGCCGTACATGGCCGGCAGCCCGTGGTCGGGCTCGTGGGAGCACGAACCGAACGACGTGGACCACGGCACGTTCCACTCCTGGGATGTGTGGAACCGCGAGGACTACCTGCACTACCGCGACTCGGCGCCGCGTTTCGTGGCCGAGTTCGGCTGGCAGGCGCCCCCGGCCTGGCGCACGCTGCGCGAAGCGGTCACCGACGAGCCGATGCGCCCCGACTCGCCCGGCGTGCTGCACCACCAGAAGGCGATCGACGGCAACGGCAAACTCGCGCGCGGCCTGGACGCGCACTTCCCGGCGCCGAGCAGCACCGAGGCCTGGCACTACCTGACCCAGCTCAACCAGGTGCGTGCGGTCCGCACGGGAATCGCGCACTGGCGCTCCCATTGGCCGCACACCGCGGGCACCATCCTGTGGCAGCTCAACGACCTGTGGCCGGTCATCTCGTGGGCCGCCATCGACGGCGCGGGACGCCTCAAACCGCTCTACTTCGAGCTGGCTTCCCTGTACGCGCCGCGCACGGTGACGATCCAGCCGCGTGACGGCGAGTTGGTCGTCGCGCTCATGAACGACGATGCGCAACCTTGGACGGACGTTGCGCACATTGCGCGTCCGGACCGTTCGGGTGCTGCGCACGACGTGCTCGAAGTGCCGTTCGAGGTCCCTCCGCGCTCGAACCTGCTCCTCCCTGTCCCGGCCGGTCCGGTCGCCGTGGAGTCGCGGGGTGCGTTCCCGGACGGGCGGAGCGTGCCGGGCTCGCCGGGCGGGAACCCCTCGGTTGTCCTCGTCGCGGAGGCGGGAGGCGTACGGGATCTGTGGTTCTTCTCCGACTTCGACCTGGCCGATCCCGGGTTGGGCGTGAGCGTGGTGGCCGTCGAGGGCGGGCTGGATGTGACCGTACGGGCGGACGGGCTCGCTCGGGACGTGCTGCTTCAGGCCGATCGGATGCATGCGCGGGCAACCGTCGACCGCGGGTTCGTGACGCTGCTTCCCGGCGAGTCGACCGTCTTCCACGTACGGGGCCCGGCCGCGCTCGACCCGGCCCTGGTCGAGGCGCCCTGGGTCCTGACCGACTTGTCCACGGTGCTGCGCGAACAGCACGCGCGTGCAGCTCCGGCCATCGATTCCGCGGACCCGCACCGGTCCCGCGGTGAGTGA
- a CDS encoding glycosyl hydrolase produces the protein MRKYRPVMAVGAVTALLGAGMVHQATSASAFAATPKSTVINYLRSISGTSIVSGQHNKEPAAAPGAYTQQVHDVTGQWPGLWGGDMMFRSDDVNNRQRVIDQAKTEWRNGSLVALTWHACSPTVGRTCEFEGGVKTRISDSQFQQVVTGGTALSQTWRSRMAEVVPYLRQLKDAGVPVLWRPFHEMNETWNWWGGRPGANGGAKIFQQMKDYFDSQGLDNLIWVWNVQDNPAGGWSQYYPGSGYADVVSLDAWYKAYPSAADYQQIQTIAAGKPIALAELGKVPDARLLTSQPRWAYFMVWSEQLRGNNSNAEIQAGYFHPRVLNQGEVRF, from the coding sequence ATGAGGAAGTACCGACCGGTCATGGCCGTCGGCGCCGTCACGGCGCTGCTCGGTGCGGGCATGGTCCATCAGGCGACGAGCGCTTCGGCGTTCGCGGCCACCCCGAAGTCGACGGTTATCAACTATCTGCGGTCGATCAGCGGGACCTCGATCGTGTCCGGGCAGCACAACAAGGAACCGGCCGCCGCTCCGGGTGCGTACACGCAGCAGGTGCACGACGTCACCGGGCAATGGCCGGGGCTGTGGGGCGGCGACATGATGTTCCGCTCCGACGACGTGAACAACCGGCAGCGCGTGATCGATCAGGCCAAGACGGAATGGCGCAACGGATCCCTCGTCGCGCTCACCTGGCATGCGTGTTCGCCCACCGTCGGGCGGACGTGTGAGTTCGAGGGCGGCGTCAAGACGCGCATCTCGGACAGCCAGTTCCAGCAGGTCGTCACCGGTGGCACCGCGCTCAGTCAGACGTGGCGCAGCCGGATGGCCGAAGTGGTGCCCTACCTGCGCCAGCTCAAGGACGCCGGGGTGCCGGTGCTGTGGCGGCCGTTCCACGAGATGAACGAGACGTGGAACTGGTGGGGCGGCCGCCCCGGCGCCAACGGCGGCGCGAAGATCTTCCAGCAGATGAAGGACTACTTCGACAGCCAGGGCCTGGACAACCTGATCTGGGTCTGGAACGTGCAGGACAACCCGGCCGGCGGCTGGTCGCAGTACTACCCGGGCAGCGGCTACGCCGACGTGGTGTCGCTCGACGCCTGGTACAAGGCGTACCCGTCGGCGGCGGACTACCAGCAGATCCAGACGATCGCGGCCGGCAAGCCGATCGCGCTCGCCGAGCTGGGCAAGGTGCCCGACGCCAGGTTGCTGACGTCGCAGCCGCGGTGGGCGTACTTCATGGTGTGGTCCGAGCAGCTGCGCGGCAACAACTCGAACGCCGAGATCCAGGCCGGCTACTTCCATCCGCGAGTGCTCAACCAGGGCGAGGTTCGTTTCTGA
- a CDS encoding class I SAM-dependent DNA methyltransferase: MFSPRGPSLRELTVQALSSVERGYDLLAPKFDHTPFRTPDGIIEATAEALAERGPFDAGLDVCCGTGAGLTVLRAVCQGPITGVDFSAGMLAEAGNQHPGATLVRADVRALPFEPSFDLAVSFGALGHFLPEERPALFEGVHRALKPGGLFAFAIGEPPPMTSIAHWVLLGFDGVMRVRNAVWRPPFVMYYRTTPLPALRKDLTAAGFAVEIEALETMGRRGDGTPRCWLVLARRAA; the protein is encoded by the coding sequence GTGTTCTCGCCCCGAGGTCCGTCATTGCGCGAACTGACCGTGCAGGCGCTGTCGTCGGTCGAACGCGGCTACGACCTGCTCGCGCCCAAGTTCGACCACACCCCCTTCCGGACGCCGGACGGCATCATCGAGGCGACCGCCGAGGCGCTGGCCGAGCGGGGGCCGTTCGACGCGGGCCTCGACGTCTGCTGCGGCACCGGCGCGGGGCTGACGGTGCTGCGGGCGGTGTGTCAGGGACCGATCACCGGTGTCGACTTCAGCGCGGGCATGCTCGCTGAGGCCGGGAACCAGCATCCGGGCGCCACGCTCGTCCGTGCCGATGTGCGCGCGTTGCCGTTCGAGCCGAGCTTCGACCTGGCCGTCAGCTTCGGCGCGCTCGGCCATTTCCTGCCCGAGGAACGACCGGCCCTGTTCGAGGGTGTGCACCGGGCGCTCAAACCGGGCGGGTTGTTCGCCTTCGCGATCGGTGAGCCGCCGCCGATGACGTCAATCGCACACTGGGTGCTGCTCGGTTTCGACGGAGTGATGCGCGTGCGCAACGCCGTGTGGCGTCCGCCGTTCGTCATGTACTACCGCACGACGCCCCTGCCCGCGCTCCGCAAGGACCTGACCGCGGCCGGCTTCGCCGTCGAGATCGAGGCCCTGGAGACAATGGGCCGCCGCGGCGACGGCACCCCGCGCTGCTGGCTCGTGCTGGCCCGCCGGGCCGCCTGA